The genomic stretch GGGGGTGGTGGTGATGGCGCTGAGTGCGCTGCTCTCCCCCCTGGGAGCCCCTGGCCCCGGGTCGCTGCTGGAGGCGGGCCGTGGGCTCTGGAGCCAGCAGCGGCCCCTGCTGGTGGCGGCGCTGGTGGGGGTGGAGGCGAGCAGCTGGCTGCATCTGCTCCAGGATGGTGATCCGCTGCCGCGCCCGCCCCGGCTGCTGCGGCGGAAGCGCAACCGGCGTTAGGACGGTGGCCCTGTGGCTCAGCGGCCTGTGACCGGCCCCGCTTCCCGCCTCGATCCCTCCGACCAGGACCCCACCCTGGAGGCCCTTGCCGGGCTGATCGCGGTGGTGGCCCGGCTGCGCGATCCCGAAAACGGGTGCCCATGGGATCTCGAGCAGACCCATGCCTCCCTGGTGCCCTACGTGCTGGAGGAGGCCCATGAGGTGGCCGACGCGATTCGCCATGGAGACGACCTTCATCTGGCGGAGGAGCTGGGCGATCTGCTGTTGCAGGTGCTGCTGCACGCCCAGATCGCCAGCGAGGCGGGCCGCTTCGATCTCACCGCGATCAGCCGTGGCCTTCACGACAAGCTGGTGCGGCGCCATCCCCACGTGTTTTCGGCCTCCGCCACGGCCTCTGAGCGGGGGGTGGCAGGCGACAGCGCCGCGGTGAAGGTCAGCTGGGAGGCCATCAAGGCCCGGGAGGCCAGCGCCAGGGCAAGATCCGGCGTCTCCGGATCCACCACCGCAGACGCGGGGGAACCCTCCGTCAGTCCACTGAGCGATCGCCTGGCCGGCAAGGTTCGGGGCCAGCCCGCCCTGGCCGGGGCCATGACCATCTCGCGCAAGGCCGCTGCCGCCGGCTTCGAGTGGGAGTCGATCGAGGGGGTGTGGGACAAGGTGCACGAGGAGCTCGATGAGCTCAAGCAGGCCGTGGCCAGCGGCGACAGGGCCCATGCCCAGGAGGAGCTGGGGGATGTGCTCTTCACCCTGGTGAACGTGGGCCGCTGGTGTGGCCTGGATCCGGAGGCCGGCCTGGCGGGCACCAACCGTCGCTTCCTGGATCGTTTCTCCCGAGTGGAGGCGGCCCTTGGCGGGACTCTTGAGGGCCAGACCCTCTCTGAGCTGGAGGCCCTCTGGCAGCAGGCCAAGGCGCAGATCCGCACGGAGGCCGGAGGCCGGAACTCCTCGGCGTGAGCTGCCGGCCCAGCGGCTCAGTCGTCGGGGAGAGGGGGCCGCGACCGGCGCTGACCCTTGATCGCACCCCGTTGCTTCTTGGCACTCAGGCGCCGCTCCACCGAACCCCGGGTGGGCTTGGTGCGCCGGCGGGGCGGTGGTGGAGGTTCGATGGCGGAGCGCAGCAGCTCCGCCAGCCGTCGCAGAGCTGCCTGGCGGTTCTGCCACTGGGACCGGTGCTCCGACGCCGTGAGCACCAGCGCGCCATCCAGCAGGCGCCCCTCCAGCCGCCGCAGGGCCCGGGCCTTGAGCAGAGGCGGCAGCGCCGTGGTGGCCTCCAGATCGAACACCAGCTCCACCCGTGAATCGGTGGTGTTCACCCCCTGGCCGCCAGGACCCGAGGAGCGTGAGAAGCGCCAGCTCAGCTCGGTCGCCGGAATCACCAGCCGCTCGTTCAGAGGCAGGTCAGGCATCGATCGCCCCTGGGTGACTCACAGCAGCGCCACCGTGCCGCTGGCGATGTCGAACCAGGCGGGCTGGATCCTCAGCCGCCCGGCGCTCACCGCCTCCCGCAGCAGGGCGCTGCGACGGCTCAGCTCCCGGGCGGAGTGGCAGGCGTTGTGGCGGATCGCCAGGCTGAGGTCGTCGCCCGGCTCCAGCGCCGCCCGGATCGGTGTGACCAGGTGCTCCAGCAGGGGGGTGAGCGGTGCCTCGGCCAGGGCGGCAGTGACGGCGCCGCACCCGCTGTGGCCCATCACCAGGATCAGCGGCACCGCCAGTTCCGCCACCGCGTACTCCAGCGAGGCGACGCCGTCGTCGAAGGCGGTGTTGCCCGCGCAGCGCACATCGAACAGCTCGCCGGATCCCGACACGAAGATCCACTCCGGAGAGACCCGGGAATCAGCGCAGCTCAGCAGGGCCGCCCAGGGCCGCTGGCCGCTGGCCATGGCGCTGGGGTCCACCTGACAGCTGCTCTGCCAGAGGGCGTTCATCACCGCGGTGCGCTCCTGGGGGCTGCCGGCCGTGGCGGCAGCCTGCCAGGCACGGCTGAACTGGCCATTGCGGCGCAGCAGGCTGCCGAGCGGATCGTCGTGGGGCGAGCAGGCCGCCAGGCTCTGCTCCAGTTCAGGGGTGAGCGGGCCGGCCTCCGCCCGGGCCGGGCTCAGCCCGGGCAGGGCCAGCGCGCCGGCGGCCAGGCCTGCGCGCTGCAGCCACTCCCGTCGGGTCAGGGTCATCGGCTCAGAGTCATCGATGGTGCGGGCTCAGGGACGCCTGGGTGACAGGGTGCTCCTCTGGAGGCTTAGCTAGGGCGGCTCCGGGAGTCAGCAGCCATGGATCCAACCGCTGGCTGGGTGGATGAAATTCACCAGGGCGTGCGCTACGGCCTGGAAGCCCAGGTGCTGCTGGAGCAGTCCAGCCCCTACCAGCGGATCACGATCATCGAGAGCCGGCGCTACGGCAAAGGGCTGCTGCTCGATGGCTGCTGGATGACGGCCGAGGGCCAGGAACGTCACTACCACGAACCGCTGGTGCATCCGGCCCTGTGTGCCGCCGCCAACCTCGAGCGGGTGCTGGTGATCGGCGGCGGCGACGGTGGCACGGCCCGGGAGTGCCTGCGCCACCCCGGCGTGCAGCACCTCGATCTGGTGGAGATCGATGGACTGGTGGTGGAGTGCGCCCGGCGCTACCTGCCCTCCCTCGGTGGAGGCTGCTGGGACGACCCACGCTTTCAGCTCACCGTGGGGGATGGCATCGCCTGGGTGTCGGCGGCCCCCGCCGCCAGTTACGACGTGGTGATCGTGGACGGCTCCGACCCCGCAGGCCCAGCTGAGGGCCTGTTCAACCGGGCCTTCTTCCAGCAGTGCCGCCGCCTGCTGCGGTCCGGAGGTGTGTTTGCCACCCAGAGCGAATCCCCCGAGGCCTTTCGTGAGGTGCACCTGGCCACCGTGCGGCTGCTGCGGGACGTGTTCGGCCACGCCGATCCCCTCTATGGCTGGGTGCCGATGTACCCCAGCGGCTGGTGGAGCTGGACCTTCGCGGCCGTCGACGGCCGCCGCTATCTGGAGCCCAGGCCCGAGCGGGCCGCGGCGGTGGCGGATGGCTGTGAGATCTGGTCGCCCCGCTGGCAGCGCGGTGCCTTCGACGCCATTCCCGCCGGCATCGAGCGGGCCCTTGACCACCCCCAGGCCTGAGCCCATGGCTGTGTCCGCTGCGCTGGATCGTTTCGAGTCCGACCTGTTCGATCGCGACGGCGCCATCTTCATGGGATCACGACGTGACCCCGAGGGTTGCCGGGTGGGCCTCTTCGGGGTGCCCTACGACGGCACCACCTCCTTCAGGCCGGGCACCCGCTTCGGGCCGGCGGCGATCCGGGAGGTGAGCAGCGGGCTGGAAACCTATGACCCCCAGTTGAATCTCGATCTCGACGACCTCGCCTTCGCCGACCTGGGGGCGCTGGCCATTCCCTTCGGCGCGCCCGAGCCTGTGGTGGCTGCTGTCGGCGAGGCCACCAGCGCGGTGCTGGAGCTGGGGCTGCGGCCGCTGATGCTCGGCGGTGAGCACTCGATCAGCAGCGGCGCCGTGGCCGCCGTGGCCGCCCGCCATCCCGACCTGGCCCTGGTGCAGCTCGATGCTCACGCCGATCTGCGCCAGAGCTGGCTGGGCGCCCACCACAGCCATGCCTGTGCCATGCGTCGCTGCCTGGAGGTGCTCCCCTCCGGCGATCTGCTGCAGGTGGCGATCCGCAGCGGCACCCGCGAGGAGTTCGAGGAGCTGCGCCGCAGTGGCCGGCTGGTGGGGCAGGGCCCGGGCCTGTCGCTGCAGCCCGAGCGGCTTCAGGCGGAGCTGGCGGTGGCTCTCGCACCCCTGCGGGGCCGGCCGATCTACCTGACCGTTGACCTCGACTGGTTCGATCCGGCCGTCCTGCCCGGTACGGGCACCCCGGAGCCCGGGGGCTACCACTGGGGCCACTTCGCGGGGCTGCTGGAGGAACTGCGCCACCACCGGCTGGTGGCGGCCGATGTGGTGGAACTGGCCCCCGGCCTGGATCCCAGTGGCGTGAGCGCGGTGCTGGCGGCGAAGGTGACCCGCAGCCTGCTGCTGCTGCTCGGCCAGGCTCAGTAGGAGTAGGAGCCGCTGGACCGTTGCTCCCGCAGCCGTTCATGCTGCTGCCCGATCAGCACCACCGCCAGCGTGGGGTGGTTGTGCAGCAGGTTGAGGAAGTTCAATCGCTCCAGCTTCACCAGTTCCACCGGGGTGCGGGCGATGGCCTCGTTGCGGAAGTAGCCGCCGCGCCAGGCGATGTCTTCGTAGCTGAACAGCTCGCCGTGGCGGTAGCAGAGGCGATTTCTCGAGGGGTCGATCAGTTCGACGATGCCCTTGCGGACTCCGTAGATGGCACGGGCGAGATCACCTTGGTGAAAGACATGGGAGCCGGTGGGCAGGGTGAGGGTTTCACCGTCCACCTGGGACGCCATCAGTTCAACCGGCGTTGCGGGTGCGAGTGCAACCAATCAACTACCTCCATGCAGGGATCAGAACGCTCAGCATGGCGCGCACTGCGCTTTTCAGTTGGCTATCTGGATGACACGATGCGGCGAAAATGCTGCGAAATCAATCCACGCCCGGCTGAAGCTCAACTGGCGGCCACCAGCAGGTCGGTGAGAGCGAGCTGGCGGTTGGGCGATGTCGGGATGGCCACCACGGAGTGATCGACGCTGGGCAACCGGGGGGGACGGGGGGTCCAGTGGTGGCACCACAGATCCGCGGCCAGTTCAGGGTGGATCGCCAGTCGTCGCATCTGGCACCAGCTCTGCTCCGCGCCGCCGAAGGAGGCCTCGGGAGCCTGGCAGTGATTGCAGCTACGACAGTTCGGGCGCTGGCCCATGGGCACGACCCATCCAGGGCACCCAAGGTAATGACCTTGCCTTGATCAGGCCAGAGGAAAAACCGAACCTGCCGGAAGTCTTCGGTTTTGCCCGGAGGGCGTGTTCAGGATCTGCGGTCCTGGGCCTGCGTCCCCTGGACCGGCGTCCATAGGATCCCGCCAGCAGTCGCGACAGCCCATCCCATGGCGGACTCCCTGAAGCGAACGCCTCTCCATGGGGCCTGCCGCGATGCCGGCGCCCGTCTGGTGCCCTTCGAGGGCTGGGAGATGCCTGTGCAGTTCCAGGGCCTTGTGCAGGAACACAGGGCGGTGCGTCAGGCCTGCGGTGTCTTCGACATCTCCCACATGGGCGTGCTGCGCCTGCGCGGTGATGGCGCCAAGGACGCCCTGCAGGCCCTGGTGCCCAGCGACCTGTTCCGGATCGGCCCTGGTGAAGCCACCTACACCGTGTTGCTCAACGAGGCCGGCGGCATCCGCGACGACCTGATCGTCTACGACCTGGGCCGGCCTGAAGACAACGAGGGCCCAGCCGATGAAGTGCTGCTGATCATCAACGCCGGCTGCGCCGAGGCCGACACCGCCTGGCTGCGCAGCCAGCTGGAGCCCGCTGGTCTGCTGATCAGCGACCGCAAGGCCGATGGGGTGCTGCTGGCCCTGCAGGGCCCCGAGGCGATCGCCCGGCTGGAGGCTCTGGCGGCCGCCGACCTGGGCGGCCTGCCCCGCTTCGGTCACCGCAGCATCCAGCTGGCTGGCACCGCGGCGGCTGAAGCCGCCGGCGCCACCGCCTTCGTGGCCCGCACCGGCTACACCGGCGAAGACGGGGTGGAGCTGCTGCTGGATCGCAACGCCGGCGTCGCCCTCTGGACCCAGCTGCTGGCGGAGGGGGTGACCCCCTGCGGTCTCGGCGCCCGTGACACCCTGCGCCTGGAGGCGGCCATGCACCTCTACGGCAGCGACATGGACAGCGGCACCACCCCGTTGGAGGCCTCCCTGGGCTGGCTGGTGCACCTGGAGATGCCGGCGGCCTTCATCGGCCGCGAAGCGCTGGAGCGCCAGAGCGCTGAGGGGGTGAACCGGCGCCTGGTGGGCCTGAAGCTGCAGGGCCGGGCGATCGCGCGCCATGGCTATCCGGTGCTGCACGCTGGCCAGGTGGTGGGGGAGGTCACCAGCGGCACCTGGTCACCCACCCTGGGGGAGGCGATCGCCCTGGCCTACGTGCCGGCCGACGCCGCCCGGGTGGGCACGGAACTGGCGGTGGAGATCCGCGGCAAGGCGGAGCCCGCCGTGGTGGTCAGGCGGCCCTTCTACCGGCGCGCCTGAGAGCTTTGGCCAGGCGGGCGCCATGGGACACTCGCGGATTGAGTTCCTTTCTCCATGCGCAGCCACGGATGCGGCGATCTGCGCAGCAGCAGCGTCGATCAGGTCGTTGAGCTGAGCGGTTGGGTCGACCGTCGCCGCGACCACGGCGGGGTGATCTTCGTGGATCTGCGCGACCGCAGCGGCACCGTCCAGATCACCGTCGATCCCGACCTGGGGCCCGAGGCGTTCGCGGTGGCCGAACACCTCCGCAATGAAACGGTGGTCCAGGTGCAGGGCCGGGTGCGGCTGCGGCCCCAGGAGTCGCTCAACACCCGCCTGGCCACCGGTGAGGTGGAGGTGCTCGCCAGCCGGCTGACGGTGCTCAATGCCGTGCGCAGGCCCCTGCCCTTCCCCGTGTCGGTGCACGACGAGGAGAACACCCGCGAAGAGCTGCGGCTGCGACACCGCTACCTGGACCTGCGCCGCGAGCGCATGAACGGCAACCTGCGCCTGCGGGCCCGCGCGATCCAGACCGCCCGTCGCTTCCTGGAGGAGCAGGGCTTCATCGAGGTGGAAACCCCGGTGCTCACCCGCTCCACCCCCGAGGGGGCCCGCGACTACCTGGTGCCGTCGCGGGTGTGCGGCGGCGAGTGGTTCGCCCTGCCCCAGTCGCCCCAGCTGTTCAAGCAGCTGCTGATGGTGGGCGGCATCGAGCGTTACTACCAGGTGGCCCGCTGCTTCCGCGACGAGGACCTCAGGGCCGACCGTCAGCCGGAGTTCACCCAGCTGGACATCGAGATGAGCTTCATGGACCAGGAGCAGATCCTGGAGCTCAACGAGGCCCTGATCGCCACCATCTGGCAAACGGTGAAGGGGGTGGAACTGCCGCGCCCCTTCCCGCGCCTCACCTGGCACGAGGCCATGGAGCGCTACGGCACCGACCGGCCCGACACCCGCTACGGCATGGAGCTCAGCGATGTCAGCGACCTGGTGGCCGGCATGGGTTTCAAGGTGTTCTCGGGCGCCGTGGCGGCCGGCGGCTCGGTGAAGTGCATCGCCGTGCCCGGCGGCAATGAGGCCCTCTCCAACGTGCGCATCAAGCCCGGTGGGGATGTGTTCAGCGAGGCCCAGGCCGCCGGAGCCGGAGGACTGGCCTTCATCCGCGTGCGCGAGGGCGGCGAGATCGACACCATCGGTGCCATCAAGGACAACCTCAGTGCCGGGACCAGGGCCGAGCTGCTGGAACGCACAGGCGCGGAGCCCGGCACGCTGCTGCTGTTCGGCGCCGGGGACACCGCCACGGTCAACAAGGCCCTCGACCGGGTGCGTCAGTTCCTGGCCCGCGAACTGGGAATGGTCAAACCCGACCGGGAGAACGACAGCTGGAACTTCCTCTGGGTGGTGGATTTTCCGATGTTCGAGTTCAACGAGGGCGAGAACCGGCTCGAGGCACTGCACCACCCCTTCTGCGCCCCCAACACCGACGACCTCGGGGCCGATCCGGCCCAGTGGGCCACCACCCTGCCCACGGCCCGCGCCCAGGCCTACGACCTTGTGCTCAACGGCCTGGAGCTGGGTGGCGGTTCCCTGCGCATCCACGATTCGGAGCTGCAGCGCCAGGTGCTGCAGACCATCGGCCTGCCCCTGGAGGAGGCCGAGCGCCAGTTCGGTTTCCTGATGGAGGCCCTCGACCTGGGAGCCCCGCCCCACGGCGGCCTGGCCTTCGGGGTGGACCGGATCGTGATGCTGCTGGCCGGCGAGGAGTCGATCCGCGACACGATCGCCTTCCCGAAAACCCAGCAGGCCCGCTGCCTGCTCACCAAGGCCCCCGCCGGCGTCGCCCCCCAGCAACTGGACGACCTGCACGTGGCCAGCACCTGGGTCGAGCCCGAGTGAGCGCGGCGAGACCCGCCTGATCCTGAAGAGAAACCTTCTGTTTCGCGCTGCTTTTTTGTGGCAACACGATGGTGAAGGGACTCCGACCAGGGTTCGTGTCCTCAGGGTCCACACCAGCGCTTCCAGGCAGTCCCGAACTCG from Synechococcus sp. CBW1107 encodes the following:
- the mazG gene encoding nucleoside triphosphate pyrophosphohydrolase; protein product: MTGPASRLDPSDQDPTLEALAGLIAVVARLRDPENGCPWDLEQTHASLVPYVLEEAHEVADAIRHGDDLHLAEELGDLLLQVLLHAQIASEAGRFDLTAISRGLHDKLVRRHPHVFSASATASERGVAGDSAAVKVSWEAIKAREASARARSGVSGSTTADAGEPSVSPLSDRLAGKVRGQPALAGAMTISRKAAAAGFEWESIEGVWDKVHEELDELKQAVASGDRAHAQEELGDVLFTLVNVGRWCGLDPEAGLAGTNRRFLDRFSRVEAALGGTLEGQTLSELEALWQQAKAQIRTEAGGRNSSA
- the arfB gene encoding alternative ribosome rescue aminoacyl-tRNA hydrolase ArfB, with the protein product MPDLPLNERLVIPATELSWRFSRSSGPGGQGVNTTDSRVELVFDLEATTALPPLLKARALRRLEGRLLDGALVLTASEHRSQWQNRQAALRRLAELLRSAIEPPPPPRRRTKPTRGSVERRLSAKKQRGAIKGQRRSRPPLPDD
- a CDS encoding carbonic anhydrase, with translation MTLTRREWLQRAGLAAGALALPGLSPARAEAGPLTPELEQSLAACSPHDDPLGSLLRRNGQFSRAWQAAATAGSPQERTAVMNALWQSSCQVDPSAMASGQRPWAALLSCADSRVSPEWIFVSGSGELFDVRCAGNTAFDDGVASLEYAVAELAVPLILVMGHSGCGAVTAALAEAPLTPLLEHLVTPIRAALEPGDDLSLAIRHNACHSARELSRRSALLREAVSAGRLRIQPAWFDIASGTVALL
- the speE gene encoding polyamine aminopropyltransferase, producing the protein MDPTAGWVDEIHQGVRYGLEAQVLLEQSSPYQRITIIESRRYGKGLLLDGCWMTAEGQERHYHEPLVHPALCAAANLERVLVIGGGDGGTARECLRHPGVQHLDLVEIDGLVVECARRYLPSLGGGCWDDPRFQLTVGDGIAWVSAAPAASYDVVIVDGSDPAGPAEGLFNRAFFQQCRRLLRSGGVFATQSESPEAFREVHLATVRLLRDVFGHADPLYGWVPMYPSGWWSWTFAAVDGRRYLEPRPERAAAVADGCEIWSPRWQRGAFDAIPAGIERALDHPQA
- the speB gene encoding agmatinase, with the translated sequence MAVSAALDRFESDLFDRDGAIFMGSRRDPEGCRVGLFGVPYDGTTSFRPGTRFGPAAIREVSSGLETYDPQLNLDLDDLAFADLGALAIPFGAPEPVVAAVGEATSAVLELGLRPLMLGGEHSISSGAVAAVAARHPDLALVQLDAHADLRQSWLGAHHSHACAMRRCLEVLPSGDLLQVAIRSGTREEFEELRRSGRLVGQGPGLSLQPERLQAELAVALAPLRGRPIYLTVDLDWFDPAVLPGTGTPEPGGYHWGHFAGLLEELRHHRLVAADVVELAPGLDPSGVSAVLAAKVTRSLLLLLGQAQ
- a CDS encoding cyclic nucleotide-binding domain-containing protein, whose product is MASQVDGETLTLPTGSHVFHQGDLARAIYGVRKGIVELIDPSRNRLCYRHGELFSYEDIAWRGGYFRNEAIARTPVELVKLERLNFLNLLHNHPTLAVVLIGQQHERLREQRSSGSYSY
- the gcvT gene encoding glycine cleavage system aminomethyltransferase GcvT, with amino-acid sequence MADSLKRTPLHGACRDAGARLVPFEGWEMPVQFQGLVQEHRAVRQACGVFDISHMGVLRLRGDGAKDALQALVPSDLFRIGPGEATYTVLLNEAGGIRDDLIVYDLGRPEDNEGPADEVLLIINAGCAEADTAWLRSQLEPAGLLISDRKADGVLLALQGPEAIARLEALAAADLGGLPRFGHRSIQLAGTAAAEAAGATAFVARTGYTGEDGVELLLDRNAGVALWTQLLAEGVTPCGLGARDTLRLEAAMHLYGSDMDSGTTPLEASLGWLVHLEMPAAFIGREALERQSAEGVNRRLVGLKLQGRAIARHGYPVLHAGQVVGEVTSGTWSPTLGEAIALAYVPADAARVGTELAVEIRGKAEPAVVVRRPFYRRA
- the aspS gene encoding aspartate--tRNA ligase; amino-acid sequence: MRSHGCGDLRSSSVDQVVELSGWVDRRRDHGGVIFVDLRDRSGTVQITVDPDLGPEAFAVAEHLRNETVVQVQGRVRLRPQESLNTRLATGEVEVLASRLTVLNAVRRPLPFPVSVHDEENTREELRLRHRYLDLRRERMNGNLRLRARAIQTARRFLEEQGFIEVETPVLTRSTPEGARDYLVPSRVCGGEWFALPQSPQLFKQLLMVGGIERYYQVARCFRDEDLRADRQPEFTQLDIEMSFMDQEQILELNEALIATIWQTVKGVELPRPFPRLTWHEAMERYGTDRPDTRYGMELSDVSDLVAGMGFKVFSGAVAAGGSVKCIAVPGGNEALSNVRIKPGGDVFSEAQAAGAGGLAFIRVREGGEIDTIGAIKDNLSAGTRAELLERTGAEPGTLLLFGAGDTATVNKALDRVRQFLARELGMVKPDRENDSWNFLWVVDFPMFEFNEGENRLEALHHPFCAPNTDDLGADPAQWATTLPTARAQAYDLVLNGLELGGGSLRIHDSELQRQVLQTIGLPLEEAERQFGFLMEALDLGAPPHGGLAFGVDRIVMLLAGEESIRDTIAFPKTQQARCLLTKAPAGVAPQQLDDLHVASTWVEPE